A stretch of the Pongo pygmaeus isolate AG05252 chromosome 16, NHGRI_mPonPyg2-v2.0_pri, whole genome shotgun sequence genome encodes the following:
- the LOC134738264 gene encoding uncharacterized protein LOC134738264 yields the protein MTPEGGAAPRSRLPGLGASAGAEDVVQGEEEWGWPEGAQVESKGRGWWSRASGAPGLSGRPSQPGGLLRRRQKQKPGGRPPPLPEARPSPARALPPALQPSPISSPTPQASPAAPSGGRRASRLQPGLSAAEMLGVGTGKSWKPLRAGQGGQFQACWRAGRLLRASNPAPIAFPNAYIHLLLLHPATWRVGRELRPKPLFSRVLGSC from the coding sequence ATGACGCCTGAAGGAGGCGCAGCCCCGCGGAGCCGGCTCCCCGGGCTTGGAGCTTCCGCGGGGGCGGAGGATGTCGTCCAAGGGGAGGAAGAATGGGGGTGGCCCGAGGGAGCCCAAGTGGAGTCCAAGGGCCGTGGGTGGTGGAGCCGGGCCTCCGGGGCTCCAGGGCTCTCAGGCCGTCCTTCCCAGCCAGGGGGCCTCCTCAGGCGGagacagaagcagaagcctggggGCCGCCCTCCGCCCCTCCCGGAGGCCCGACCCTCTCCTGCGCGGGCGCTGCCCCCGGCCCTCCAGCCGAGCCCCATCAGCTCGCCAACTCCGCAGGCCAGCCCGGCGGCGCCATCTGGTGGTCGCCGGGCGTCGCGCCTCCAGCCGGGTCTGTCCGCGGCAGAGATGCTGGGCGTGGGAACCGGCAAGTCCTGGAAACCGCTTAGGGCCGGTCAGGGAGGGCAGTTCCAGGCCTGCTGGAGGGCAGGCCGCCTGCTGCGCGCTTCTAATCCGGCCCCGATTGCCTTTCCCAATGCATACATTCATCTGCTGCTCTTACATCCTGCCACGTGGAGAGTGGGAAGGGAATTGAGGCCAAAGCCCTTGTTTTCACGTGTTTTGGGATCCTGTTGA